From a single Pleurodeles waltl isolate 20211129_DDA chromosome 10, aPleWal1.hap1.20221129, whole genome shotgun sequence genomic region:
- the LOC138260987 gene encoding myosin-4-like, translating to MSSDAEMAVFGEAALYLRKSEKERLEAQNRPFDAKNSCYVTDPKELFVKGMITAREGGKVTVKTDDGRTVTVKEDQVFPQNPPKFDKIEDMAMMTHLNEASVLYNLAERYAAWMIYTYSGLFCATVNPYKWLPVYNPEVVAGYRGKKRQEAPPHIFSISDNAYQFMLTDRENQSVLITGESGAGKTVNTKRVIQYFATIAVSGEKKKDTPAMANKMQGTLEDQIIQANPLLEAFGNAKTVRNDNSSRFGKFIRIHFGTTGKLASADIETYLLEKSRVTFQLSAERSYHIFYQIMTNKKPELIEMLLITTNPYDFPSISQGEVVVKSIDDGEELLATDGAIDILGFNQDEKIGIYKMTGAVMHHGNMKFKQKQREEQAEPDGTEVADKIAYLMGLNSADLLKALCYPRVKVGNEYVTKGQNVQQVYNAIGALCKSVYEKLFLWMVLRINQQLDTKQARQYFIGVLDIAGFEIFDFNSLEQLCINFTNEKLQQFFNHHMFVLEQEEYKKEGIEWEFIDFGMDLAACIELIEKPMGIFSILEEECMFPKATDTSFKNKLYDQHLGKCKNFEKPKPGKGKAEAHFSLLHYAGTVDYNISGWLDKNKDPLNETVIQLYQKSSVKLLAFLYSTYTVAGDADAGAAKGGKKKKGSSFQTVSALFRENLNKLMTNLRSTHPHFVRCLIPNETKTPGVMDNHLLIHQLRCNGVLEGIRICRKGFPSRILYGDFKQRYKVLNASAIPEGQFIDSKKASEKLLGSIDVDHTQYKFGHTKVFFKAGLLGTLEEMRDEKLAELITRTQALCRGFLMRVEFKKMMERREALFTIQYNVRAFMNVKHWPWMKLYFKIKPLLKSAETEKEMANMKEEFSKTKEALEKSEAKKKELEEKMVALLQQKNDLLLQCQSETENLADAEERCEGLIKNKIQLEAKVKEMAERLEDEEESNAELTAKKRKLEDECSELKKDIDDLELTLAKVEKEKHATENKVKNLTEEMASLEDNTMKITKEKKALQEAHQQTMDDLQAEEDKVNALTKAKTKLEQQVDDLEGSLEQEKKLRMDIERAKRKLEGDLKLSQETVMDLENDKQQSEEKLKKKDFEISQLQSKIDDEQTLGVQLQKKIKEFQARIEELEEEIEAERAARAKVEKLRADLSRELEEISERLEEAGGATSAQIEMNKKREAEFQKLKRDLEESTLQHEATAAVLRKKHADSVADFGEQIDNLQRVKQKLEKEKSELRMEINDIASNMENVSKSKANLEKMSRLLEDQFSELKAKNDEHQRIINDLTTQRARLQTENGELTRHLEEKESLVSQLSRGKQAFTQQTEELKRQLEEETKAKNALAHALQSARHDCDLLREQYEEEQEAKAELQRALSKANGEVAQWRTKYETDAIQRTEELEEAKKKLVQRLQEAEEQVEAVNSKCASLEKTKQRLQCEVEDLMIDVERANSAAAALDKKQRNFDKVVADWKQKYEEGQAELEATQKDARSLSTELFKMKNAYEESLDHLETLKRENKNLQQEISDLTEQIAEVGKSLHELEKAKKQVEQERSDFQTALEEAESSLEHEEAKILRIQLELNQVRSDVDRKVAEKDEEIEQLKRNSQRALESMQSTLDSEIRSRNDALRLKKKMEGDLNELEVQLSYANRQAAEAQKQLRNVQGQLKDAILHLDDAVRGQEELKEQVAVIERRNNLQQVELDEMRVSLEQTERARKIAEQELLDASERVQLLHSQNTSLINTKKKLETDNSQLQGEAEEAIQEAKNAEEKAKKAITDASMMAEELKKEQDTSAHLERMKKNLEQTVKDLQHRLDEAEQLAMKGGKRQLQKLESRVHELENELDAEQKRGAETVKSVRKYERRFKELSYQSEEDKKVVARLQDLVDKLQLKVKAYKRQSEEYEEQANGHLSRFRKVQHELEEAEERADIAESQVNKLRVKSRDIGSKKPESEE from the exons ATCGTGAAAACCAGTCTGTCCTGATCAC AGGAGAATCTGGTGCAGGAAAGACTGTGAACACCAAGCGTGTCATCCAGTACTTTGCAACAATTGCAGTGTCTGGAGAGAAGAAAAAGGACACCCCCGCCATGGCCAACAAGATGCAG GGAACCCTGGAAGATCAAATCATCCAGGCCAATCCGCTGCTGGAAGCCTTTGGTAATGCCAAGACCGTGAGGAATGACAACTCATCCCGTTTT GGTAAATTTATCCGAATCCACTTTGGAACCACTGGAAAACTGGCTTCTGCAGAtattgaaacat ACCTGCTGGAAAAGTCCAGAGTGACATTCCAGCTCTCAGCCGAGAGGAGCTACCACATCTTCTACCAGATCATGACCAACAAGAAGCCAGAGCTCATTG AAATGCTTCTCATTACCACAAACCCATACGACTTCCCATCCATCAGCCAGGGTGAGGTTGTGGTAAAGAGTATCGATGATGGAGAGGAGTTGCTGGCCACCGAT GGTGCCATCGATATCCTAGGGTTCAACCAAGATGAGAAGATCGGCATCTACAAGATGACAGGAGCGGTCATGCACCACGGGAACATGAAATTCAAGCAGAAGCAGCGTGAGGAGCAGGCCGAGCCCGATGGCACAGAAG TTGCTGACAAAATTGCATACCTGATGGGTCTGAACTCAGCGGATCTGCTGAAAGCGCTGTGCTACCCAAGAGTGAAGGTCGGCAACGAATATGTCACTAAGGGGCAAAATGTCCAGCAG GTTTATAATGCCATTGGTGCGCTCTGCAAGTCTGTTTATGAGAAGCTCTTCTTGTGGATGGTGCTTCGAATCAACCAGCAGCTGGACACCAAGCAAGCCAGGCAGTACTTCATCGGGGTCCTGGATATTGCAGGCTTTGAAATTTTTGAT TTCAATAGCTTGGAGCAGCTTTGTATCAACTTCACCAATGAGAAACTGCAACAGTTCTTCAACCACCACATGTTCGTCTTGGAACAAGAGGAATACAAGAAGGAAGGCATTGAATGGGAATTCATTGACTTTGGCATGGATCTGGCTGCCTGCATTGAGCTTATTGAGAAG CCCATGGGAATCTTCTCCATCCTTGAAGAAGAGTGCATGTTTCCTAAAGCTACAGACACTTCCTTCAAGAATAAGCTGTACGATCAACATCTAGGCAAGTGCAAGAACTTTGAGAAACCCAAGCCAGGCAAAGGAAAGGCTGAAGCCCACTTCTCTTTGCTGCATTACGCCGGTACTGTGGATTACAACATCAGTGGCTGGCTGGACAAGAACAAGGATCCACTGAATGAAACAGTCATTCAGCTGTATCAGAAGTCATCAGTGAAGCTGCTTGCCTTCCTCTACAGCACCTATACTGTGGCGGGAGATGCAG ATGCTGGAGCTGCAAAGGGTGGGAAAAAGAAGAAAGGCTCATCCTTCCAGACAGTCTCCGCTTTGTTCAGA GAAAACCTGAACAAGCTGATGACTAACCTGAGAAGCACTCACCCCCACTTTGTTCGATGTCTGATTCCAAATGAGACAAAAACACCAG GTGTCATGGACAACCATCTTTTGATCCACCAGCTGAGATGTAATGGTGTCCTAGAAGGCATCAGAATTTGCAGAAAGGGCTTTCCGAGCAGGATCCTCTATGGTGATTTCAAACAAAG GTACAAGGTTTTGAACGCCAGCGCTATTCCTGAAGGACAATTTATAGACAGCAAGAAGGCCAGTGAGAAACTGTTGGGATCCATTGATGTTGATCATACACAATATAAATTTGGCCACACGAAG GTGTTCTTCAAAGCTGGTCTCCTGGGTACTCTTGAAGAGATGAGAGATGAAAAGTTGGCAGAGCTCATCACCCGTACACAAGCTCTTTGCAGAGGATTCCTTATGAGAGTAGAATTCAAGAAGATGATGGAAAGAAG AGAAGCTCTGTTCACCATCCAGTATAATGTTCGGGCATTCATGAATGTCAAACATTGGCCATGGATGAAGCTTTACTTTAAAATTAAGCCTCTTCTGAAGAGTGCTGAGACAGAAAAGGAGATGGCGAACATGAAAGAAGAATTTAGTAAAACAAAAGAAGCACTTGAAAAATCTGAAGCAAAAAAGAAGGAACTAGAGGAGAAAATGGTTGCCCTACTGCAGCAGAAGAATGATCTTCTCCTGCAATGCCAGTCG GAAACTGAAAACCTAGCAGATGCAGAGGAGAGGTGTGAAGGTCtcatcaaaaacaaaattcagctggAAGCTAAAGTGAAAGAAATGGCAGAAAGGCTTGAAGACGAGGAGGAAAGTAATGCCGAGCTGACAGCCAAGAAGAGGAAATTGGAGGATGAATGTTCTGAGCTGAAGAAAGATATCGATGATCTTGAGCTGACTCTAGCCAAAGTAGAGAAGGAAAAGCATGCCACAGAGAATAAG GTTAAAAACCTTACAGAGGAAATGGCGTCACTTGAAGACAATACTATGAAGATTACAAAGGAGAAGAAGGCCCTCCAGGAAGCTCACCAGCAGACCATGGATGATCTCCAGGCAGAAGAAGACAAGGTCAATGCACTTACAAAAGCCAAAACCAAACTAGAACAACAAGTGGATGAC CTTGAAGGCTCTTTGGAACAAGAGAAGAAACTTCGCATGGACATTGAGAGGGCCAAGAGGAAGCTTGAAGGTGACCTGAAGTTGTCCCAGGAAACTGTGATGGATCTTGAAAATGATAAACAGCAAAGCGAAGAAAAGCTAAAGAA GAAAGATTTTGAGATCAGTCAACTACAGAGCAAGATTGATGATGAACAAACTCTGGGAGTTCAGTTacagaaaaaaatcaaagaatTTCAG GCTCGTATTGAAGAACTGGAGGAAGAAATTGAAGCTGAGCGTGCAGCTCGGGCCAAGGTTGAAAAATTGAGAGCCGATCTATCTCGGGAACTTGAAGAAATCAGTGAACGACTAGAAGAAGCTGGTGGAGCCACTTCAGCCCAGATTGAAATGAACAAGAAGCGTGAAGCAGAATTCCAGAAACTGAAGAGAGACCTGGAAGAGTCCACTCTGCAGCATGAAGCTACTGCAGCTGTCCTTCGGAAGAAGCATGCTGATAGCGTGGCAGACTTTGGAGAGCAAATCGATAATCTGCAACGGGTAAAACAAAAGCTGGAGAAAGAAAAGAGTGAATTGAGGATGGAAATCAATGACATCGCCAGCAACATGGAGAATGTTTCAAAGTCCAAG GCCAATCTTGAAAAGATGAGCCGCCTTCTGGAGGACCAATTCAGTGAGCTTAAGGCGAAGAATGATGAACATCAGCGAATAATCAATGATCTCACAACCCAGAGGGCTCGCTTACAAACTGAGAATG GTGAGCTGACCCGTCACCTTGAAGAGAAGGAGTCATTGGTTTCTCAGCTGTCCAGAGGAAAACAAGCTTTCACTCAGCAAACCGAAGAACTGAAGAGGCAGCTTGAAGAAGAGACAAAG GCCAAGAATGCCCTGGCACATGCCTTGCAATCTGCTCGACATGACTGTGATTTGCTCCGTGAACAATATGAGGAAGAACAAGAAGCCAAGGCTGAGCTCCAGCGCGCTCTGTCCAAAGCCAATGGGGAAGTtgcccagtggaggacaaagtacgAAACTGATGCCATTCAGCGCACAGAGGAACTGgaagaagccaa GAAAAAACTTGTTCAGAGACTTCAAGAAGCTGAGGAACAGGTTGAGGCTGTGAACTCCAAGTGTGCATCTCTGGAAAAGACCAAGCAGAGACTACAATGTGAAGTGGAGGACCTCATGATCGATGTTGAGAGAGCTAACAGTGCAGCGGCAGCTCTTGACAAGAAACAGAGGAACTTTGATAAG GTTGTGGCAGACTGGAAGCAGAAGTACGAGGAAGGgcaggctgagctggaggcaaCTCAGAAGGATGCCCGTTCCTTGAGCACTGAGCTTTTCAAGATGAAGAACGCTTATGAGGAGTCCCTGGACCACCTTGAAACCCTAAAACGTGAAAACAAAAACCTTCAGC AGGAGATCTCAGATCTCACTGAACAGATTGCTGAGGTTGGAAAATCCTTACATGAACTGGAGAAAGCCAAGAAGCAGGTTGAGCAAGAAAGGTCTGACTTCCAGACTGCCCTGGAGGAGGCTGAG AGTTCACTGGAACACGAGGAAGCCAAGATCCTGCGCATTCAGCTTGAGCTGAACCAAGTGAGGTCAGATGTGGACAGGAAAGTTGCTGAAAAGGATGAGGAAATTGAACAGCTGAAGAGGAACAGCCAGAGGGCCTTAGAAAGCATGCAGAGTACACTGGACTCTGAGATCAGAAGCAGGAATGATGCTCTGAGGCTGAAGAAGAAAATGGAAGGAGATCTGAATGAACTAGAGGTTCAGCTCAGCTATGCCAACCGCCAAGCTGCGGAAGCACAGAAGCAGCTGAGGAATGTACAGGGTCAGCTCAAG GATGCAATCCTTCACCTTGATGATGCTGTTAGAGGTCAGGAAGAGTTGAAGGAACAGGTGGCTGTCATTGAACGCAGAAACAACCTGCAGCAGGTGGAACTGGATGAAATGAGGGTTTCCCTTGAACAAACAGAAAGAGCTCGCAAAATTGCTGAACAGGAACTGCTTGATGCCAGTGAACGCGTCCAACTTCTTCATTCTCAG AATACCAGCCTTATAAATACGAAGAAGAAGCTTGAGACTGACAATTCTCAGCTCCAGGGTGAAGCAGAGGAAGCCATCCAAGAAGCCAAGAATGCTGAGGAAAAAGCCAAGAAGGCCATCACTGAC GCTTCTATGATGGCTGAGGAGCTCAAGAAGGAACAAGACACAAGTGCCCATCTTGAGAGAATGAAGAAGAACCTGGAGCAAACTGTGAAGGACCTGCAGCATCGCCTGGATGAGGCCGAACAACTTGCAATGAAGGGAGGAAAGAGGCAACTCCAGAAACTGGAGAGCAGA GTTCACGAGCTTGAAAATGAGCTTGATGCTGAACAAAAACGAGGAGCAGAGACCGTTAAGAGTGTTCGCAAGTATGAGAGAAGGTTTAAAGAACTGTCCTATCAG AGTGAAGAGGATAAAAAGGTTGTTGCAAGACTTCAAGATCTGGTTGATAAACTGCAGTTGAAAGTAAAAGCCTATAAGCGGCAGTCAGAGGAATAT GAGGAACAGGCAAATGGCCACCTATCCAGATTCCGAAAAGTGCAGCATGAGCTTGAGGAAGCAGAAGAGAGGGCTGACATTGCTGAATCGCAAGTCAATAAACTGCGTGTTAAGAGTCGCGACATCGGAAGCAAG AAACCAGAGAGTGAAGAATAA